A region of Brassica oleracea var. oleracea cultivar TO1000 unplaced genomic scaffold, BOL UnpScaffold00671, whole genome shotgun sequence DNA encodes the following proteins:
- the LOC106319875 gene encoding uncharacterized protein LOC106319875, with amino-acid sequence MYASRAKAQQKQNQKEARQDRNDRDERSSQKPAKDQGGRNRGSYMSRPLERAEGMSVSTWPDISHLSVSQPELINPLRQMGQQVKWPSKMRAPDSFRNHDLWCEFHRDHGHKTEDYIALKIEVNEHLQKGYLREFLSKKAKNLLSKETPRKSAETKPASPPRQDRAIHVISGGSEISGISHAAAKKSTRNAKHVSLTVANCLVKRILVDNGSSNNIIFQTAYQDLGLDEIALTRKTTPLVGFSREVKETTGEVVLPVYPEGINMSTKFLLVDCQSSYNMIFGRPWIHDMGAVPSTLHQMVKFPTPWGIKAVRGDQENS; translated from the exons atgtatgCAAGCCGCGCCAAGGCTCAACAGAAACAAAATCAGAAAGAAGCTAGGCAAGACCGAAATGATAGAGACGAGAGGTCCTCCCAGAAACCCGCGAAAGACCAAGGTGGCAGGAACCGGGGCAGTTACATGAGCCGTCCACTCGAGAGAGCGGAAGGGATGTCGGTGTCTACCTGGCCAGATATCTCGCACTTGTCTGTATCCCAACCGGAGCTAATCAACCCCCTAAGGCAGATGGGTCAACAGGTTAAATGGCCCTCGAAGATGAGGGCACCCGATTCTTTCCGGAACCACGACCTCTGGTGTGAGTTCCACCGTGACCATGGTCACAAGACGGAGGACTACATCGCATTAAAGATCGAAGTCAACGAGCACCTCCAAAAGGGATATCTCCGGGAATTCCTCTCAAAAAAGGCGAAGAACCTCCTAAGCAAGGAGACACCCAGGAAATCTGCTGAAACCAAGCCCGCGTCACCACCTCGCCAAGACCGAGCAATCCATGTCATATCCGGAGGTTCAGAGATAAGCGGCATAAGCCATGCAGCTGCAAAGAAGAGCACTCGAAACGCCAAACATG TATCTCTTACCGTAGCCAACTGCTTGGTAAAGAGGATCCTAGTAGATAACGGAAGCTCCAACAACATCATATTCCAGACCGCCTATCAGGACCTGGGGTTGGATGAAATTGCATTAACTAGAAAAACAACCCCACTCGTGGGATTCAGCAGAGAGGTGAAGGAAACCACCGGTGAAGTGGTTCTTCCAGTCTATCCTGAAggaatcaacatgtcaactaagTTCCTCCTCGTCGACTGCCAATCATCCTACAACATGATCTTTGGAAGACCATGGATCCATGATATGGGAGCTGTCCCCTCAACACTCCATCAAATGGTGAAGTTCCCTACTCCCTGGGGCATCAAGGCCGTCAGGGGTGATCAAGAAAATTCTTGA